The Candida dubliniensis CD36 chromosome 2, complete sequence genome contains a region encoding:
- the CDH1 gene encoding APC/C activator protein CDH1 homologue, putative (Similar to S. cerevisiae CDH1), producing the protein MDKGDSNKRSKDNAIHNPFVSFETPRSPSRSTRSLNPPKLNEVNGIQSSPPRRRNNNTIFSDRYIPNRTGVDLQAAFSLTNEEILPDLRNNRNADNEIEIRREEEANRTFSTVLKAELFGDNVPMATANLSSATANTSLANNRSKTGRANTGIVNGAIASASAAAASTSSLSTTPPRSSTSGQNFPGSTGSSLPGNNNINGTNDSHNIISTNANNNISSDIDDITSTPRRKTNLFTYQSPKKSKPISRDLQQELYSLSPVRQDSQKLLLSPQKKPRTISKVPYRVLDAPELSDDFYLNLVDWGQQDVLAVGLGDSVYLWDGATQSVDRLCNLTNKDKVTSLNWIGTGTHLAIGTSKGLVEIWDATRIKCIRTMTGHSLRVSSLAWNEHILSSGSRDRTILNRDVRIEDHYVNKFDNHKQEVCGLKWNVEENKLASGGNDNNLFVWDGLNPKPLHQFTDHTAAVKAIAWSPHQRGILASGGGTADKTIKTWNTLTGNLVHDVNTGSQVCNLIWSKNSNELVSTHGYSRNQIIVWKYPSMQQIAQLTGHTYRVLYLSLSPDGETIVTGAGDETLRFWNVFEKNRHNESPASVLLGAFSQLR; encoded by the coding sequence atggACAAGGGGGATTCTAATAAAAGGTCCAAGGACAATGCTATTCACAATCCGTTTGTTCTGTTTGAGACTCCTCGGTCGCCATCACGATCAACCAGAAGTCTAAATCCTCCTAAGTTGAACGAAGTGAATGGTATACAATCGTCACCTCCACGAAGGAGAAATAACAACACAATTTTCAGTGATCGATATATACCGAACAGAACGGGGGTTGACCTCCAGGCTGCCTTCAGTTTAactaatgaagaaataCTACCGGATTTGAGAAACAATCGAAATGCTGATAACGAAATAGAAATTAGGCGAGAAGAGGAAGCAAATCGAACTTTTTCAACAGTTCTTAAAGCAGAATTATTTGGTGATAATGTGCCAATGGCAACAGCAAACTTGTCTAGTGCCACAGCCAATACTAGTCTTGCAAATAATCGATCAAAAACAGGGAGAGCAAATACTGGTATTGTTAATGGTGCTATTGCGTCTGCGtctgctgctgctgcatCTACATCAAGTCTTTCTACAACCCCACCAAGATCTTCTACTTCTGGTCAGAATTTTCCTGGATCTACTGGCTCGTCGTTACCTGGtaataacaatataaatGGTACTAATGACAGCCATAACATCATTTCAACAAATGctaacaacaatatatCCAGTGACATTGATGATATTACTAGCACGCCACGTAGGAAAACTAACTTATTTACTTACCAGTCTCCGAAAAAATCCAAACCAATATCAAGAGACTTGCAACAAGAATTGTACTCGTTGTCACCAGTGCGGCAGGATTCGCAGAAACTATTGTTGTCGCCGCAGAAAAAGCCTCgaacaatatcaaaagtCCCATACAGGGTATTGGATGCACCGGAACTATCtgatgatttttatttgaatttggttGATTGGGGCCAGCAGGATGTGCTCGCAGTAGGGCTAGGCGACAGTGTGTATTTGTGGGATGGCGCCACACAATCAGTGGACCGATTGTGTAATTTGACAAACAAGGACAAAGTGACAAGTTTGAATTGGATAGGTACTGGTACCCATTTGGCGATAGGAACATCCAAGGGTTTGGTGGAAATATGGGATGCAACTAGAATCAAGTGCATAAGGACAATGACAGGACATTCTCTACGGGTTAGTTCGTTGGCATGGAATGAACACATTTTAAGCAGTGGGAGTCGCGATCGAACAATTTTAAATCGTGATGTGAGAATTGAAGATCATTatgttaataaatttgataatcacAAACAAGAAGTATGTGGACTTAAGTGGAACGTGGAAGAGAATAAACTAGCTAGTGGTGGCAAcgataataatttgtttgtaTGGGATGGGCTCAATCCTAAACCGTTGCATCAATTTACCGACCACACTGCGGCCGTCAAAGCTATAGCTTGGTCACCGCATCAGCGTGGGATTTTGGCATCGGGTGGTGGAACAGCTGATAAGACTATAAAGACATGGAACACATTGACTGGGAACTTAGTACATGATGTTAATACTGGCTCGCAAGTATGCAATTTAATCTGGTCAAAGAATTCCAACGAATTGGTTTCTACTCATGGTTATTCAAGAAACCAAATTATTGTGTGGAAATATCCATCCATGCAACAAATTGCACAATTGACGGGCCACACATATAGAGTTTTATACTTGTCGTTGTCCCCTGATGGCGAAACAATTGTTACTGGAGCTGGTGATGAGACGTTGCGGTTCTGGAATGTATTTGAAAAGAATAGGCATAACGAATCACCTGCTTCGGTCTTGTTAGGAGCATTTCTGCAGTTGCGCTAA
- a CDS encoding 4-alpha-hydroxy-tetrahydropterin dehydratase, putative yields the protein MSRRVLPALHEIAIRQGLENINQLGYPHWSFIKLDEPPSHVLTVHYQLKNFKTTWEFLNSVAELAASKKHHPTIITTYNKVDIQLTTHDSDNNVTQDDLDMAEAIQKQYHELTN from the coding sequence ATGTCGAGACGTGTATTACCTGCATTACATGAAATTGCTATTCGTCAAGGTTTAGAAaacatcaatcaattggGATATCCTCATTGGTCGTTTATAAAGTTAGATGAACCCCCATCACATGTATTAACGgttcattatcaattgaaaaattttaaaaccACCTGGGAGTTTTTAAACTCTGTTGCTGAACTTGCTGCTAGTAAGAAACACCATCCAACTATAATCACGACATACAACAAAGTCGATATTCAGTTGACTACACATGATAGCGATAACAATGTAACTCAAGATGATCTTGATATGGCAGAGGCTATCCAAAAGCAGTATCATGAATTAACTAACtag
- a CDS encoding histone acetyltransferase, putative (Similar to S. cerevisiae SAS2), producing MSATTTNIITASPKRKTKANTKEQDNSYYGQLNKRNINKVTFGKYEFPTWYGNAAYFYPHDLSHSTLGYEYANKVASEGSMARKIHKKDVFDENLHEFWLNHLFVCEYCFKYTSNETTLNQHVTACTYNRKRPNKGKLLYYDQANGYIIREVRGFQDPLFCQNLCLFGKLFLDDKSVYYNIDHFDFYIVFGKDDSSYIPMGFFSKEVLSYDNDNNLACICIFPPFQRRHLGSLLIEFSYKLAAVTPGQLKCSGPEFPLSPYGKVTYLRYWSKRLATKIYQQSGSFTLSQISKETGFRKEDILLTLEYMQILVKDGNGNVALSLEYLEHWCSQNRVIPGVDINILNSECLIL from the coding sequence ATGCTGGCAACTACAACAAACATCATTACAGCCTCCCCCAAGCGAAAGACAAAAGCCAACACCAAAGAACAAGATAACTCTTACTATGGACAGTTGAACAAAcgaaatatcaataaagtCACATTTGGTAAATACGAGTTTCCTACATGGTATGGGAATGCAGCATATTTTTACCCCCATGATTTATCACATTCAACCTTGGGTTACGAATATGCCAACAAAGTGGCTTCTGAAGGATCAATGGCTCGAAAAATCCATAAGAAAGATgtatttgatgaaaatttacACGAATTTTGGCTAAAtcatttgtttgtttgtgaGTATTGTTTCAAGTACACTTCCAATGAGACAACCTTGAATCAACATGTAACTGCATGCACATATAATCGAAAAAGACCAAATAAAGGTAAATTGTTGTACTATGACCAAGCCAATGGATATATAATTCGAGAAGTGCGAGGGTTTCAGGATCCTTTGTTTTGTCAAAACTTATGCTTGTTTGGAAAATTGTTCCTTGACGATAAATCAGTGTATTATAATATAGatcattttgatttttatattgttttCGGTAAAGATGATTCGTCATATATTCCCATGGGATTTTTTTCTAAGGAAGTCTTATCGTATGACAATGATAATAACCTAGCCTGTATTTGCATATTCCCACCATTTCAAAGAAGACATTTGGGCTCATTGTTGATTGAGTTTCTGTATAAATTGGCCGCTGTTACTCCAGGACAGCTCAAATGCAGCGGCCCAGAGTTCCCGCTTTCACCATATGGCAAAGTAACTTATTTGAGGTATTGGTCAAAGAGACTAGCGACGaagatttatcaacaaagtGGATCGTTTACATTGAGCCAGATTTCAAAAGAAACTGGGTTCAGAAAAGAAGATATTCTACTAACACTTGAATACATGCAGATATTGGTCAAAGATGGTAATGGAAATGTGGCACTTTCGCTTGAATATCTTGAACACTGGTGCTCACAAAATAGGGTTATTCCCGGGGTTGACATAAATATCTTGAATTCGGAATGTTTAATACTATGA
- a CDS encoding DNA polymerase epsilon subunit D, putative (Similar to S. cerevisiae DPB4) produces MPPKGWRKNADGQYPQPSSKENELISIDDILFPRTTIQKLAKNIISDDENNTSQMTIAKDSLLALQRSATVFVSHLLFQAKQISKEANRKTVSAQDMLAALERAEFSGFIPEVKQKLSVFEANVASKKQSKAAKAISTTEGGEKSTLKKPKLDNESMEIDADDVNVNGDEDDDNSADENEDDDENSKQDIENGDEQEEDGDDDNDETEEDVSNPISALAKEEQELQGVETEPEIEDKPDSSETEEEED; encoded by the coding sequence ATGCCACCAAAAGGTTGGAGAAAAAATGCAGATGGACAATATCCACAACCAAGCAGTAAAGAAAATGAGTTgatatcaattgatgatattttgTTTCCGAGAACTACCATTCAGAAACTAGCCAAGAATATAATTTCCGATGACGAAAACAATACTAGCCAAATGACGATAGCTAAGGATTCTCTTCTTGCCTTACAACGATCAGCTACAGTATTTGTTTCTCACTTGTTGTTTCAAGCTAAGCAAATATCCAAAGAAGCAAATCGGAAAACTGTGTCAGCGCAGGATATGTTGGCTGCATTGGAAAGGGCAGAATTCAGTGGCTTTATACCCGAAGTGAAACAAAAACTTAGTGTTTTTGAAGCTAATGTTGCTTCAAAGAAACAACTGAAAGCTGCCAAAGCAATCTCAACAACTGAAGGTGGGGAAAAGAGTACCTTAAAGAAACCAAAACTTGACAATGAAAGTATGGAAATTGATGCTGATGATGTTAATGTTAAtggtgatgaagatgatgataatagtgccgatgaaaatgaagacGATGATGAGAATTCAAAGCAAGACATAGAAAATGGTGATGAACAAGAGGAGGATGGAGacgatgataatgatgaaacaGAAGAGGACGTTTCCAACCCCATATCAGCTTTAGCCAAAGAGGAGCAAGAGTTACAAGGAGTGGAGACTGAACCTGAAATTGAAGACAAACCAGATTCATCAGAgactgaagaagaagaagattga
- a CDS encoding nuclear pore protein, putative (Similar to S. cerevisiae POM152), protein MDSTNTEIRRKRNRENLSQPLIPTSVLDQASQRLFVVSVFILIQSWKIYDLVLLKSEIPATGEVLTSLSNFTFVLKYSVLDGLFLWLLPVLNIQYLSFAPLKTLLLTIILYGFSIFLVSSMALPLLANVFLPVWRFLLQEKELNIIGESIDRSQILDMDSHFKGQLTIHYLPDSSAKMNPFHFDQTCLGLNNNNIINMPIEFNTTSGIGYLQIQHTTPDNEIQYLNYTGYSLRKLFKQDYAHLSRYKDYKKSDKRIFYLEYPITKAGIYRIKNVLDNKGNSIRTYKSEFVISDCPSARFFYPPNFESSNRFKCVTTLEDESFPLPWIEVFSTTPSSVKLNVKVNGKEFRMMNLTIGQETDHKISRTDFSWLKTVRLVRNSLQEKILDSKNSLKWNDQSVLEFQLLQVKDSFGNVHRYEPLSKDKDVWYKLELRKSPSIGIYDKETNQELLVGGQKVLHFSNLENFNEEDFPIDVEVKYIGEQEQNLTRTFKTKADLRNGFAITRPGKYVLSSARDKYCPCETDKTPVDIELASIPSLDIVADPVSDRCLGTVGYNFDFNFTEGRPPFRVQYQIYSNISGILKPVYSDTGRLNRELKSFEKSHSFKFKPPSEGSYTIVFTNLKDANYFKDPIALDENEYSYSTYFRQLSQVGFQVQQRIIHTCYGHTTKVPIFFNGNGPFSFEYDFLDVSSKKKLVDTVKVSNVESYAIDTPRELIGKTYDLKLSNAKDRFGCNAIIVDANSPVRVVSRSDIPEIEFSQTGQKLQVVEGSYVDVPLKIKSKVTVNGNDKIEVKYLKPTSKEPSIIRAQMVDSSIRLSEEGTYWLHSFESNGCAGRIGKADQFITINYYAKPSMEIFASNEMLQHTDDSTIHLKPVCNGCSNEITLKLTGEAPFVVDYEIKLPSGKLEMHSMNIETRDITIKLPTKSNGRFEHQFKRVYDRLYTKTRGKTTSLHVPKVIYDINPLPTAQFVPDDHFTQVCENKLSEDSIIAHIPIQFSGAYPFDVLLTLTNEKTGKMHDIRYRNVADSYITLKTLNILGLGDYSLKFAKVSDANGCTTHHFKTNDRYLVSITEPPTIYKADPARKHYCVGDHVAYNLTGVFPITIFYEYNDKVRRAESYSRFERLASRPGVLSIHGLKDSGINSCAVNYTFDTTKSDELRLEVHEIPTVEVNKGDYLIEDLHEGDQTELIFTFLGEPPFQLTYIRTIDIKKGKKTLRKLVEKETIKDIWQHELVVMASLEGTYEAIEIKDKYCRAVKKVDYIE, encoded by the coding sequence ATGGACTCAACCAATACTGAAATACGGAGGAAAAGGAATAGAGAAAATTTGCTGCAGCCATTGATACCGACCAGTGTACTAGATCAAGCTTCACAAAGGCTTTTCGTTGTGTCAGTATTCATTCTAATACAGAGTTGGAAAATCTATGATTTAGTACTACTAAAATCAGAAATCCCAGCAACGGGAGAAGTGTTGACACTGTTGAGCAATTTTACTTTTGTATTGAAGTATAGTGTATTGGATGGGTTATTTTTATGGCTTTTGCCAGTTTTGAATATTCAGTACTTATCATTTGCGCCTTTAAAGACATTATTGCTTACGATAATACTATATGGATTCTCAATTTTCTTAGTAAGTTCTATGGCATTACCCTTACTTGCCAATGTATTTTTACCAGTTTGGAGGTTTTTGTTGCAAGAAAAGGAATTGAACATCATTGgtgaatcaattgatagaAGCCAAATATTAGACATGGATTCACATTTCAAAGGTCAATTGACAATTCACTATTTACCAGACTCCTCAGCAAAAATGAACCCGTTCCATTTTGATCAGACATGTCTCGGCttgaacaacaataatattatcaacatGCCCATTGAGTTCAACACCACATCGGGTATTGGATATTTGCAAATACAACACACTACCCCTGACAACGAAAtccaatatttgaattatacTGGGTATTCACTTCGAAAGCTCTTTAAACAAGACTATGCCCACTTGTCTCGATATAAAGATTATAAAAAATCCGATAAAAGAATTTTCTACTTGGAATACCCGATAACAAAGGCAGGAATATACAGGATCAAAAACGTTTTAGATAATAAAGGAAACAGCATTCGTACATACAAGTCAGAATTTGTAATTTCAGATTGTCCCCTGGCAAGGTTTTTTTATCCTCCAAACTTTGAAAGCTCAAATAGGTTCAAATGTGTCACCACTTTAGAAGACGAAAGTTTCCCCTTGCCATGGATAGAAGTGTTCAGTACTACTCCGTCGTCTGTGAAACTTAACGTAAAAGTCAATGGTAAAGAATTCCGAATGATGAATCTAACAATAGGACAAGAAACAGATCATAAAATATCCAGAACCGATTTCAGCTGGCTCAAAACTGTTAGATTAGTGCGTAATTCGTTACAAGAGAAAATTTTAGATTCCAAGAATTCTTTGAAGTGGAACGATCAAAGCGTTTTGGAATTCCAATTGTTGCAAGTTAAAGATTCTTTTGGTAATGTGCATCGTTATGAGCCACTTtcaaaagataaagatGTGTGGTATAAACTTGAGCTCAGAAAATCACCGTCCATTGGAATTTACGATAAAGAGACAAACCAAGAGTTATTAGTGGGTGGACAAAAGGTACTACACTTTTCTAATTTAGAAAACtttaatgaagaagatttcCCTATTGACGTTGAAGTGAAGTATATCGGCGAGCAAGAACAAAATCTAACTCGTACGTTCAAGACTAAAGCTGACTTGCGTAATGGGTTTGCAATAACCAGACCAGGTAAATATGTGTTGTCCAGTGCCAGAGACAAGTATTGTCCATGTGAAACAGACAAAACACCAGTTGACATTGAGTTGGCATCAATCCCATCGTTGGATATTGTTGCTGATCCCGTCTCCGATAGATGTCTTGGTACGGTTGGGTACAactttgatttcaatttcactGAAGGTAGACCTCCGTTTAGAGTgcaatatcaaatttattccAATATATCAGGCATTCTTAAACCAGTTTACTCGGATACTGGTAGACTTAACCGAGAACTAAAGTCATTTGAAAAGTCtcattcatttaaattcaaGCCTCCCAGTGAAGGTAGTTACACTATTGTATTTACCAATTTAAAAGATGCAAACTATTTCAAAGACCCTATAGCATTGGATGAAAATGAGTATTCGTATCTGACTTATTTCAGACAATTGTCACAAGTGGGATTCCAAGTTCAGCAACGAATAATTCACACATGCTATGGGCACACAACAAAAGTtcctatttttttcaacggGAACGGACCGTTTTCCTTTGAGTATGATTTTTTGGATGTCAGCTCCAAAAAGAAGTTGGTCGATACTGTAAAAGTTAGCAATGTTGAAAGTTATGCAATTGACACACCAAGGGAATTGATTGGTAAAACATACGACTTGAAGTTAAGCAATGCGAAGGATAGGTTTGGCTGTAATGCTATAATAGTTGATGCAAACTCTCCGGTAAGGGTTGTTAGTAGACTGGATATTCCAGAAATCGAGTTTAGTCAAACTGGGCAGAAATTGCAAGTTGTTGAAGGGTCCTACGTTGATGTACCATTGAAGATAAAATCTAAAGTTACCGTTAACGGGAATGATAAGATTGAAGTCAAATATTTGAAGCCAACATCCAAAGAACCTTCTATCATACGGGCTCAGATGGTCGATTCCTCGATCAGATTATCAGAAGAGGGGACGTATTGGTTACATTCTTTTGAGAGTAATGGCTGTGCTGGACGTATAGGCAAGGCAGACCAATTTATcacaattaattattatgcCAAACCATCAATGGAGATTTTTGCTAGTAATGAAATGTTACAACATACAGATGATTCAACAATTCATTTGAAACCGGTATGTAACGGATGCTCCAATGAAATTACCTTGAAGTTAACTGGTGAAGCACCATTTGTGGTCGATTACGAAATAAAATTACCCAGTGGAAAATTGGAGATGCATTCAATGAATATCGAAACTCGCGATATCACCATCAAATTACCAACTAAGTCCAACGGGAGATTCGAGCATCAATTCAAACGTGTTTATGATCGTTTATACACAAAAACCAGAGGGAAAACAACTAGTTTACACGTTCCCAAAGTAATTTATGATATTAACCCATTACCAACTGCACAATTCGTACCCGATGATCATTTTACTCAGGTATGTGAGAATAAATTATCTGAGGACTCAATTATTGCCCATATCCCTATTCAATTTAGTGGAGCATATCCATTTGATGTTTTGTTGACATTGACGAATGAAAAGACAGGAAAGATGCATGATATCAGGTATCGAAATGTGGCTGATAGTTATATCACTTTGAAAACTCTTAACATTCTTGGGTTGGGCGACTATTCCTTGAAGTTTGCCAAAGTATCCGATGCCAATGGTTGTACAACACACCATTTCAAAACAAATGACAGATATCTTGTATCCATAACCGAACCTCCTACTATTTATAAGGCGGATCCAGCAAGAAAGCATTATTGTGTAGGAGATCACGTTGCTTACAATTTGACAGGGGTGTTCCCAATCACTATTTTCTACGAGTATAATGACAAGGTGAGAAGAGCAGAGCTGTACAGTCGTTTTGAGAGATTAGCGTCACGTCCCGGTGTTTTAAGTATTCACGGATTGAAGGATTCTGGAATCAATTCGTGTGCTGTGAATTACACATTTGACACAACCAAACTGGATGAGTTGAGATTAGAGGTGCACGAGATTCCTACTGTTGAAGTGAATAAAGGCGATTATTTGATAGAAGACCTTCACGAGGGTGACCAAACAGAGTTGATATTTACATTTCTTGGTGAGCCACCATTCCAACTTACTTATATTCGTACAATCGATATCAAAAAGGGCAAAAAGACACTTCGGAAGTTGGTTGAAAAGGAAACGATAAAGGATATATGGCAACATGAATTGGTAGTAATGGCAAGTCTCGAAGGTACTTATGAAGCAATTGAGATAAAAGATAAGTATTGTCGGGCTGTCAAGAAAGTTGACTATATAGAGTGA
- the SAP30 gene encoding aspartyl protease, putative: MSFTSLEMLFTILSLLVPSLAVAVSNARDAVKLDLTISEEHMYYVENVALGTPGQSISNIIVDSGSSDLMIVDSIYNFSASSTFYNSNQTAIMKYGYGGEFPVYLVNETISSRDWKLSNLSMGLANISDMDSFSGILGIGFTRQELFKTNYSNFPYLLKDQGYTKSVLFSFNGQDQNPSIIFGGISTNIIDGPLVRAPFIKVISFINQVNYWLMPTFTVNQIKLGDAIVSNQKTLYQIDSGTNGFVPPTPVLNNIFKILGDDYIKDDNGNIYFDIKYIEGLNITLSVQGYDIGFQLVDIVGDTIERNGTTFVALNVASCDIGYNAYEGLLPNFIFKYHYAIFDYDNAQIYFGKYKNSNKVANIVAVTNGNQLPVPTVDVPNAEDTYSVIYVAESETTVAIAPTRVESSNSSFNASQVTSSSITYSSTTDDEFTRSTSNSKYC, translated from the coding sequence ATGAGTTTTACATCATTGGAAATGTTGTTTACAATTCTTAGTTTGCTAGTACCAAGTTTAGCTGTTGCTGTATCAAATGCTCGTGATGCTGTGAAACTCGATTTAACAATCTCTGAGGAACACATGTACTATGTTGAAAATGTTGCTTTAGGTACACCTGGGCAGTCtatttcaaatattattgttgattcaGGCTCTTCTGATTTGATGATTGTGGACTCAATCTACAATTTCTCAGCTTCTTCAACCTTTTACAACAGCAATCAGACTGCTATTATGAAATATGGATATGGTGGCGAATTCCCAGTTTACTTGGTCAACGAAACAATCAGCTCCAGAGATTGGAAGTTATCCAATTTGTCTATGGGATTGGCAAATATTTCCGACATGGATTCATTTTCGGGTATCTTGGGCATTGGATTCACGAGACAAGAGCTATTCAAGACAAATTATCTGAATTTTCCctatttattaaaagacCAGGGTTACACAAAGAGTGTTTTATTTTCCTTCAACGGCCAAGATCAAAACCCATCTATTATATTTGGGGGAATTAGTACCAACATCATCGATGGTCCACTAGTTAGAGCACCCTTTATTAAGGTaattagttttattaaCCAAGTCAATTATTGGTTAATGCCAACATTCACTgtcaatcaaatcaaacttGGTGATGCAATTGTTTCCAACCAGAAAACCTTGTACCAAATTGATAGCGGCACTAACGGATTTGTGCCACCAACTCCGGTTTTAAAcaacattttcaaaatattagGCGATGACTATATTAAAGATGACAATGgtaatatttattttgacattaaatatattgaagGATTGAACATTACTTTGAGTGTTCAGGGCTATGATATTGGGTTTCAGCTAGTTGATATAGTTGGTGATACCATTGAGAGAAACGGTACCACTTTCGTAGCATTGAATGTTGCCTCTTGTGATATTGGATACAATGCATACGAAGGCCTTTTGccaaatttcattttcaaatatcaTTATGCCATTTTTGATTACGATAATGCTCAAATCTACTTTGGAAAGTATAAGAATTCAAACAAGGTGGCAAATATTGTTGCTGTGACAAATGGTAATCAGTTGCCAGTACCCACTGTTGATGTCCCAAATGCTGAAGATACATATTCTGTAATCTATGTTGCTGAAAGTGAAACTACTGTTGCAATTGCTCCCACTCGAGTAGAATCAAGCAATTCATCATTCAATGCTTCCCAGGTTACTTCAAGTAGTATAACTTACAGTTCAACTACCGATGATGAGTTCACAAGGTCAACCTCCAACTCAAAATAttgttaa